From the genome of Mucilaginibacter paludis DSM 18603:
GTTGGAATGGTTCACCATCAAAAAGAACGGCTTCTTACTTTTTTTATGTTTTGCCAGGTACCTTATTGCATCATCTGTAATGATCTCGCTGGTATAATAATTTTTTTGACCGTTTTGATTTTGAGGGACAGCTACCAGTTTACCATCGCGGTACCAGGTATCGGGCCAATAGGTACTGGCATAGGTTTGGGGGTAACTGACAAGCCAGCCGTAGAAATAATCGAAACCATGACGTTGCGGTGTTGCGAGCGTGTCAAACCCGTCCACGTGCCATTTGCCTATCAATCCTGTGGTATAACCGGATCGTTGTAGTAAATCACCAATAGTAGAATCCTGGGGTAGTAAACCGGCTCTGCGAATCTTGTCCGAACCTTTATTCCCGGCAAGCCCCCCTTTAATGGCCATATTGCCGCGGATGGTGGCATGACCGGTGTTGAGCCCGGTCAGTAATACGCCCCTTGACGGAGAGCAAACAGGAGCGCCGGCATAAAAATCAGTCAGTTTGGTTCCTTCTCTGGCCAATAAGTCAATATTCGGGGTCAGGATCTTTGTTTGCCCATATACACCCACATCTCCATAACCGAGGTCATCGGCAAGGATAAAAATGATGTTTGGTTGCTGCCTTGTTTGCGCTTTCACGCTTAATACGCCTGTTAAGCAAAATAAAAGAAATAAGGATCTTATTTTCATCGTATCAAATTTAACAAAACCCGGCATCAGTTATAGCCGGGGTTTTGTGTGTATAAACCTGCTTTGGTTTGAATCTCCGTCGCCGGCACCGGGTAGATGATGTAATTGGGCACCACGGCACTTATGGTCGTTATGGCATCGCCCGCTATCCATGCGTTCATCGTAGTTACCGCCAAGCCTTCCCTTACCAGGTCGTTCCAGCGCAGCCCTTCGCCAACAAACTCGCGGCGGCGTTCCTCTATCAGTGTGTTTAAAGTAACGTTGCTGAGCGCACCAACGCCCGCCCTGGCCCGTACCTGGTTTACAATGCCGTCCACATCGGCCTGTGTGCCTGCAGCGCCATGCAAAATACATTCAGCTTTCATCAGCAAAATGTCCGTATAGCGCAGCACAATAAAATTAATAGGCCAGTCTGTACCCGAAGTACCCTTTTTACTGATATCAATATATTTTTTAATGAACGGGCTTTTGGTGTAAGTTGTGGCCACATTAAAGGGGTACCGCACATCGGTACCGCTTACGGTGCCAACGGTATACGAATTTTTTAAATTGGCGGTAACCGGGAAAGAACTTGACCCGTAGCCATTACCATAGGTATTGGAGATGCCCAGGCTTGTCCAGTAGGCCACCGGCACCAAATCACTCGGGAAACTCGCGCCATCAATGCTGCTCGCATATTGCACATCAAACAAAACCTCTTTGTTGTTTTCGTTGGTGTAACTGAAGATGGATGCATAATCGGGCAAGAAACTGTATTGATTGCTGGCTATGATCTCGTTAAACACACTCAGCGCCTTATCGTACTCATTGCTGTTTAAACCCGGCCCTTCCACGCTATAAGTTGGTCCGGACCTGGTTAGGTACACCTGCCCTAAGATTCCCTTGGCAGCGTAAGAGGTGGCGCGGCCTATATCTGAGCCCGTGTAAGATGCCGGGAGATTTGACGCGGCATATTGCAGGTCGCTGATGATCTGGGTATACACATCCGCTACCGGGCTGCGTTGTACGGTATTAACCTCGTCCGCAGTAAGGGGCTTGGTTACCAAAGGCACTTTACCAAATAGTTTAACCAGGTTGAAATAATAAAAGGCACGCAAAAAGCGGCATTCGGCGGTATAACGGGTTACTAAGGCGCTGCTGCCAATTACACTTCCTTTAGTACTCAGCGCATCAAGCACGGTATTGGCATTATAAATGCCGTTAAAATTATTTTTCCAGGCGCTGGAGATAAAACCTACGGTGGTGATATTTGGCGAAAACGTATTAATGCCATCCCAATCGCGATTACCGTCAGAAACGGCATTGATGTTATCACTCCGCATCTCACTGAGCCACAGGGTTTGGTCGGGATAAGCCCTAAGCTGGTAATAAGCCCCGTTAACAGCCTGCAAAAAATCATTGTTATTGCTGTAAAAATTGGTGGTTGCCAAACTGGATACCGGCTGCTGATTCAATTGCTTACTGCAACTGCTTAGTACGGCAAGTAAACCTATAATGATATATATACTATTTTTCATGATTGATCGGTTTAAAAACTAACATTGATACCCAGGGATGCGGTTTTACTTAAAGGCATAGATCCATAATCACCGGCTACTGCGTAACTACTGTTACCGCTGTTATTGGTATTCTGCGCTTCTGGGTTTGCACCACCTTTGTAATTATCATGACTGAAATAATTTTCGAGAGATATAAAAACCCTGGCCGAACTGATGGTTGCCGATGATTTTAAGAGCTTCTTAAGGTTGTAACCCAACGTAATATTCTGCACCCGTAAAAAATCAGTAGAATAGATCCAGTCAGATGTTACATATGGCACAGTATAAGTTGAGCCATACTTTCCGCGTGGGGCGCTGTAGTTTTGGTTTTCAGGCGTCCATCTGTTGCGCCAGGTGCCTAATACGTTGGCTGTGGTACTTCCAGAAAAATCAATCGCTCGGCCTAAATAAGACAATATCGAGCCGCCATGCTGGCCGTATACCAAAACACTCAGGTCAAAATCGTGGTACTTAAAAGTATTGGTCCATCCCCAGGTATATTTGGGTGTGGGCTGTCCGCCAATTACCCGGTCCTTCGCATCTATCACACCGTCGCCGTTAGCATCATAATATTTTTCATCCCCAACGGTTTCATTCTTTAATTTAGCCACTTTAGGATCGGCCATATCGGCGGCGGTTAAAATACCTACAACTTTGGTTACATAGTAGCTAAAGGCCGGTAAACCCTCTTTTAACAAATAAGGTGCATTACTGCCGCTATAGGCCGAGGCGATTTCGATAGGTGCATGATCTGGGCCAAGCGCAGTTACCTTATTGTTATTGAAGGCGATATTGGCATTCATTGACCATTGGAACCTGGAGGTTCTAACGTTTACGGTACTGAGGTTTAGCTCCAAACCTTTATTGACTACGGCGCCAATGTTCTGCAAGCTGGAGGCGAAACCACTGGCTGAAAGCACGGGCAGGTTAAGCAGTAAATCGCTGTTCTTTTTATTATAAATATCCACCGTTAAATTGATTCGGCTGTTGAAAAAACTGGCATCCAAACCGGCATTGTAAGTTGTTGAGGTTTCCCATTTTAATAGCGGATTAGCCAGGCCGGAAACGATCTGTCCGTTTGCCGATACTGGCGTATTACCACCAAAGCTATAGCTGGCACTGGTAAGCGTAGGGATGGAGTTGTAGTCGCCAATATTGTTATTGCCTGATTTACCCCAGCTAAAGCGCAGCTTCAGGTCGGTAATTGCGGATACATCAGCCAGGAATGATTCCCTGGATATCCGCCATCCTACCGAAGCCGAAGGGAAAGTACCCCAGCGGTTCTGGGCACCGAACTTAGAGGAGGCATCCTTGCGGATAGTACCGGACAAAAGATATTTATCCTGGAAAGCATACTGCAATCTGCCAAAGTAAGAAAACAGCGTATTATTGGTTTCGGTTGTGGTGCCGGTTAACGTTACGCCGGCCGCATTAGGGATGGCATTATTTAAGGTAGTGATAATGTCGTTGGCAAAGCCACCGGCAGTTGCTAAGCTGGCTACCTCCGAGTGAACGATATTATAGGATATACCGGCCACCGCAGATATGTTATGATCTTTAGCGATGGTACGGTTAAAGCTAATGGTATTCTCGTTCAAAAAATTTTGTTTTTTGAGTACGGCGTAAGAGCCGGTTGAATATAAACCGGGGCTGGTAGTTAATGCTGTGGACGCACCCACGGTTACATTGTCTGAGGTGTATTTACTATTATTACGATCAAGGCCGTCATAATTAACGGTAGATTTTATAGCCAGGCCCGGGATTACCTGGTACTCGGCATAAACCGAACTTAATAACCGTGTGGATTTAATTTCGTTAACCGCAGTTTGTAAAAAAGCGTACGGACTGATTAGTTTGGCACTGGCCCAGGTGTAAGTGGCATTTCCAAAAGCACCGGTATTTAGCCCCGCCGAACTTTCTACTACGGGTACCATTTGTGCCAGTTTCATCAACTGGTTATCTTTACCTTCAGCAGGTGGAGAATTCGTGATGGAATAAGAAGGTGCAAGGTTAACGCCGAATTTTAACTTTTTGCTTGCATTAGCTTCAATATTGGCCCTTAAACCATAATTGATATAATTGGAATTGATGAGCGTTCCGTTTTGGTTGAGGTAATTTCCAGAGATAAAGTATTTCACATTATCGGTACCCCCACTTGCCGACAGTTCGTAATTTTGAAAGACACCTTTGCGGTAAACCTGATCTTGCCAGTCCACGTAATCCAAACCGGGGTGCCCCGGTTGTGCCCAGCGCGGGTCCGTCATGTAAGAGGTATTGATCGTTCCGGCGGCCAATCCTAAAATGGCGGCCCGCTGATCGTTTGTTTGACTTGCCGTGCGTCCTGTTCCAGAATTCACCCAGGCCGTATTGGCTACTTCGGTAGCCATAGCCACCCATTCATCAGGACTTAATACGTCCAGCTTACGCGACACCTGGCTCACGCCCGTATTGGCATTCAGGCTGATCTTCATTTTGCCGTTCTGGCCTCGTTTGGTGGTAATGATGACTACACCGTTGGCCGCCCGCGAACCATATATGGCCCCTGCTGCCGCATCTTTTAACACCTGTACACTCTCGATATCGTTCGGGTTTAGGTTATCCAGCGGATTGGTTGTAAACCCTCCTGCCGAATTCTGGCTCGCCACATCCAGCGGGAAGCCGTCAATTACATATAAAGGTTCGCTACCGGCGGTGATGGAGCCGGAACCCCGTACCAAGATGCTTAGGGCACTGCCCACCATACCGGTTTGCTGCCTTACCTGTACGCCGGGCATCTGTCCTATCAGGGCTTGTTCCACCCGGTTAATAGGTTGTTCTTCCACCTGTTTGGCGTCAAAACCAGCCACCGCGCCCAATATATCGCCGCGCTTTTGTGTGCCGTAGCCCACTACAACTACTTCGCCCAAACTGCTTTGTGCAGGTATTAATTTAATGTTGATCTCCGTACGCCCGCCGACATTAATTTCCTGGGTTTGATAGCCAATAAAACTGAAGATCAGGGTGCTGTTATCCTGTGGTACATTAATTTTGTAGCCACCATCATTTCCGGAGGCCACAGCTATGGTTGATGCCTTTACCCTGATGCTCACACCCGGTAGGGGCTGCCCTTTTTCGTCGGTAATTTTACCTTGCACAGCACTGGCTTTTACAGGTAAACTGACTTTTGCAAATGCTTGTGGGCCAATAAATAGGATAAGCCATAAGGCTGTTTTAAAATAGAATGGTAAATGTAAAAGCAAGCGGTTTGAATACCGTTCCTGCTTCGTGTTTTTTTGCATATTATTGTAATGATTTGGTTAACATGAGAACCGGCTCCAACGCCAATTGACACCGGTTCTGTTTATTTGAATCGGGGAAATACTTCGTGGTATTTCCCTTCTTTATCGATTAGTATTGATAAGATTATTCGTTTATTCCTCCTTTCATTCTATTAACAGGCTTATACTTTTCGGTATGAATATTCCTGAATATTTGACACTTATTTGATCGGTTGAGAAGCGCCGTCGCAATGTCCTTAAAGATCAATTTGGATAAGCTGATGCCTTATTTTAACCAACACCGGCGCAAACAGATGGCCGAGTTTGAAATAGGAGTTTGAAAACAGGGGAAAGTAAGATTGTACATAATTACCAGTTATCGATGTTATTCAACTTGTTTGAACGGTGCAAATCTAAAGGTAAAATTCATTATATCTATAATGTCTATGGTTTTTATAGATATTATAAAAAACGCTTGGATTTTGTACATCAATTTAATAGCTTCATAAAAAACAATCGGTGATTGACCCACTAAACAGCAGATTTCAGGATAGTGCAGGATGGGATGAAAATGGTAGATCTGTTAATCCCTCTTTATAGGAACGCTGGAAATAGAGTCTACAAAAAGGCCTTTTTTTCCGTCTGCTTCAGTCGTATTAAATTTGCCTTCCAGTATGCTCTGTCCGGTAATGGCCGGATTATTACCCTTTCCCAGTGGCCAGGTACCATAGGTTTCCTGGATGCTGATGCCGGCAAGTTCGGCAGCTTTAATGCCAAAGTCGGTGCAATTATTTTTGCTCAGGTTGTACTTTACACCATTGTAATTAAGGATTAACCCCTGGATTTTTTCGAATTTTCTTTTTGAAATAAACTTCCCTAAAACTTCATCCCATTCATGTCCCGAATCATCTTTAAATACTGAGGGGGCAGATGGGATCAAGGGTGTAGCTGACAAAATATTATTCTTTTTGGGATAAAAGCCAAAGGAAACAGAGGTATAGGTAGAATCTGAATTGTATTTGATAAGCGTAATAAAGGTATGTCCTACGTTATTCAAAACAAATATCTTACGCTTACCTCTAAGGGGTTGCTTGACATGGAACAGCATCGCATAGGCCACTGCTTCCTTTCCGTCATCGAAGGTTTGGTGGATATGCTGGTAGGTAATTGCTTTGCTTTTAACGGGTGCATTACTTTTTTCAATAGCAGGAGCTTTTTCGCTGATCAGCGAATCATCCTTACTATTGATCGACAGATATTGCTCGGCAGCAGTGTCCGTCAGATCGGTATCGGCATAAGCGGTTTCTTCCCCTGATGTTTCCCGTTGACTGGCAGGTTCCTTTCGCGTTTTTGGAATGGTTTTCAGGAAGCATTTCATCGCGAGCGGATATAACCGCAGTCGCGCAAAAGTATTGGCGAGGCTATAGTAAAATTTTGTTTTAGCCTGGGCGGTACTTGCTGTATGCTCAACTTTCAGCGATTTCAAATAGGCCAGCAGTTGTTTGCGTTGCTGGGGTTTACTGATATTTTCGTTCAGGTTATCCAGTAATTTATAGTCGTTTACCTCAGCAGATATACCTGTTGAGGCAGACGGAGTTACTTTATAACCCTGACCGAATGCCAGGTCGCTATTTAAATGGTTTAATGAAGAGTCTTTTAATAAGGACCTGACACGAACAGATGCCAGAGACTGGCTTTGGGCGGGCGAACTATATAAAAATAGTGTTGCACATATCATTGCTGCGCCAAGCAAGGGCTGAATACGGTGGAACATGGAAGGTATTGAATAAGGTGTGGTAAAATGAACTAAGGCAAAAAAATGTTGTTAAGTACAACAATAAGTGCAGCAGGGGCTGCCGTAGATAGCATAGTAAAGTTGCTCAGGTGATCTCATTATGGCACAAACATAATATTTTATATTAAGACTACAAATTTGGTAGACTTTTTTATTTAACCTTGCAAATCATTAGTCATATTTGTTTTATGGGAAAATACGCATTAATAACAGGAGCAAGCAAGGGCATAGGCAGGGCCATAGCCATACAATTGGCACAAGCGGGCTACAACTTATTTTTGGTTGCCCGTTCAGAAACTGAATTGCAGGAACTGGCTAACTATGTTATTGCCGCGCACGGCGTCAAAGCGGCATATCTGGTGAAAGACCTTTCGCAGGACAATGCGGGAGTTTTGGTTGCAGAATGGGTAAGAAGATCGGATATTCAACTTTCAGTATTGATCAATAACGCGGGTTATGGTTTATGGGGAAATTTTGCTGAATTGAGTTTGGACGGGCAAATGAATATGCTCAGGCTTAACCTGGATGCAACCATTGAAATCACCTATCATCTTTTACCCTTGCTTAAGAAACAACCGAAGGCCTATGTGTTGAATGTATCCAGTACGGCAGCCTACCAGGCACTTCCCACATTGGCACTTTACTCGGCCAGTAAAGCTTTTATCCTGTCCTTCAGCAGGGCCTTACGATATGAATTGAAAGATACCACCGTCTCTGTCAGCGTGCTTTCGCCCGGCCCCACAGACACAGGTTTTGCCCATCGCGCCGGCCTGGATGCACTGGCAGATCTTGCGGAAAAGTTTAACATGCGTCCACAAGATGTAGCCCGGATAGGTTTAAAGGGCCTCTTTGACGGGAAAGCCGAGATTGTTCCTGGCTTTTTAAATAAATTATCCGCCTACGCGGCCAAACACCTGTTTAAAACCTGGATAGAGCGGATAAGCGCGGGTTTATACCGGCACTCAAAATAATTTTAAATAAATTTTTGTATAGTAAATATTTCTTTACATTTGTATTGTCTACTATAAAGATAGGCTTTATATACTTTGAACCAAAATCAACATACCCAACGCGCATCCAGTATGCGAATGTCCCTTTCCCAAAGGGTCATGTGTGGCTGTTGTTATTAATCTCCCGCTCTACTTTTCATTTCGAGCTAAACGCGTAACCGTGGGTGCTTGTATTGTTTTATCTATTTCTATACCTCGTAACATGAACACCGAATACCAAAAATTCACCTTAGGGTCATCTATTACCCCAGAACAACAATTCTTTTTTAACCGTAACGGCTTTATACATTTTAAAGATTTCATCAAACCCGAAACAGTAAGCGATATTATAGCCGCATCAGAACAGGTACAAAAAAACTGGTTGGCCAATGCCATCGACAAAGTGAATGGGGTACCGATCAAATATGGCAAAGACCTGGATGGTTCAACCATTGTGCAACGCTTTGCCTTTATTAACCAACACAGCAACTTACTCCACGAGTTTACTTTAGACCCCCGCTTAAAGGTTTTGCTGGAATTGACCGGTCCGGGTGCAAGGCTTGGAACTGATGAAAAAGATGGAATGGTTTTCAATCATTACGTTAATGCCGAACAAAGCAGCTTTACGCAAATGGGCTGGCATACCGATGGTTTACGGGATATCTTCCACGGTCAAAAGTTGAACCCGATGCTCAACGTAGGTATTCATTTAAGCTCGCTCAAGCCCGAGAACGGAGGTTTGCGGATACTGCCCGGTACCCATAAACAGAGCCTTTATCAGATGTTGTTCAGGAAGAAATATTTTTTGGACAACGAAGCTGACACTAATGAGGTGGCCATCATCCCGGCCGCAGGCGACCTGACTATTCACGACGGACGTTTATGGCACCGCGTTGCACAGTCATCGGTGTTAGGGGAGGAGAGCCGCCGCAGGGTGATCTACGTGCCTATCATTGCCGGTAAATACGAACCGAAGACGGCCGATAGTCCGACAGCCTTTTATCAGCGCTTTGCCGCTTTAGTTAAATAAGTCATGTTGATAGCGCTATTCATTGGCTACCTGATCCGAAGAAAAGGCAAGTCGTTATAAGAAACCGAACTGCAACAATTTGATATGAAAAGGAATACTTTTGTTATTGCTGCCCTTTTTTTGATCCTTTTTATGTTCAGTTCATGGCATACTGAACCTTCGGATCAAAAATCAGTAACCTGGCATAGCATCTTTCTCGATGGTAAACTAATTGACTACAAAGCTACCGCCGGATATATACCTTTAACAGACGTAAACGGCATACTGGTTGCGAAAATATTTTATACGGCCTATACGAGCCTGAACGCTAAAACAGGACAACGGCCACTAACCTTTGTATTTAACGGCGGGCCAGGTTCTGCATCACTATGGCTGCATATGGGCTCTTTTGCGCCGGTCAGGGTTAAATTTAAAACCGAACGTGGCGACCCGCCAGCGGCAGGTTACCCATATCAGGATAATTCCAACTCCTGGCTGGGTTTTACCGACCTTGTTTTTATCGATCCGGTTTCTACAGGTTACAGCAGAGCCGGAGATGGTATCGATCCCCATAAATTTTACGGATATGACCAGGACATCCGCTCGATCGCCGACTTTATTCAAAGCTATCTTACCCAAAATAACCGGCTCGGGAGTTCGGTTTTTATGGTTGGAGAGAGCTATGGAGCTGCACGCGCCGTTGGATTAACGCAATTTTTACAAAACCGGCAGGTCCGGGTAAGCGGCATAACGCTCATATCGCCGGCCTTAAACTATCAGTTGCTCAATTTCGATCATCAAAATGATCAACCGTACATCTATTACCTGCCTACTTATGCGGTAACGGCTCAATATCATCATCGGCTTGCCCCATCGCTTCAAAACCTGACTAAAGAGGAGTTATTTAAGCAGGCATATTTTTTCGCTACCCATACCTATGCCCGGTATTTAAGCCACCGCCGAACCACTGCCGAACTGCCAAAAAAGATCTTAGATTCATTGGCATCTTTTACCGGTCTGTCGCGTAAAGTTATCATCCGCCATAAAGGTATGATCAGGGACAATGATTTTATGAAAGAATTACTCCTCCCGAAAGATGAATGGGTAGGATGCTTTGACAGCCGTTTTACCGGGCCTGAGAAAGGCGGCCGCTACATAGATCCAAGTGAAGTAAATATCAGGAGTTTGTTTATTCCAGCGTTTGATACCTACATGCATCAGAGCCTGGAATATGATAATTCGCTTCCATATCTTGCTACGATTACCGTAGCATGGAACTACGGTACAGCGCAAATTAACGGCTATCTTAATGTATTGGGAACACTAAAGACTATTGTCACCAATGCCCCTGAGCTTAAAGTAAATGTGATTTGTGGTTACTATGACCTCGCTACACCTTTAAGCGCGACCGAATGCGCTTTAAGCCATATCGGTTTACCGGAAGGCCTCCAAAAAAACATCAAGCTCAATTGCTATGATTCGGGCCATATGGTTTATATCAGCCAGGCTGCCAATACAAAACTACAGGCCAATGGCAAGCAATTTTACCAGGATGCCTTAAATGATTTAACTGCAAGATCAAAATTTTTAGCTCAATTACGATGACTCTATCGGCTGCTGCCATCTTTCGGAAGAGCAAAGTCAGGAATTGTATTACCGGCCTTTGCAGCGTTAAGTGGCCTGAATGATCTAAAAAGATCTTTGAGTAAGACTTTAAAGAGACGAACAAGTAGCCGCTGCCTATTTGAGGATAGGCCACCATTCAAAGCCAATTATGATAAATAAACCCATTCTTATTGGCCCATTAGGCTATACAGGATGCTCTGCACCCATTCAGCGCACAGGTTATTGAACTGATTTAGCTGGATCATTAGCCATATATCATCATGAATTCGAGAATTTTTGTGCTTTTATTCGTGTATTGGCACGCTGATTTGCTTCTCTGTTCCCGCATTTTACTTAATAAGTGCATGTATTTGCATTTATTTGCGTTTTTTATTTGCAAAAGATGCAGATAAATGTTTATTTTTATAGAAACGCCCGCGTTAATCAACGCATTGTTCAGAATTATTGTTTTTATTGCGTTTTTGTGCGTGTGCGCTCATTGATTTAACAATTTAATCTTGTTTTTCGTAATATACAGTATGAATTCAAATATTGAAGCACTTTACCAGATAGCCAATAAGCCCGAAAAAACCATTATCGGACTCATGTCGGGCACATCTTTTGACGGTTTGGACATAGCTGTATGCAAATTTACCGGCTCGGGACTGCAAACCAAGGTGAGAGTAACCCATTTCATCACCGTGGAATATGCGCACGATTTTAAGGAAGATTTGAAAGCCATCTTCGCCAAAAAACAAGCCAACCTGGAACAAATCACCATTCTTAACGAAGTTATCGGCGCCTACTACGGCGATTTAATTTTAGAATGCCTGGCTAAATGGGGGATCGCCGTCGCTGATATTGATTTGATAGCCAGTCATGGGCAAACTATTTTCCATGCGCCCAGGCACCAGCACCGTTTAGCTAACTATCCTAATGCAACCTTGCAGATTGGGGATGGCGATCACCTGGCCGTGAAAACAGGAATTATTACATTGAGTGATTTTCGTCAAAAGCACATTGCCGCGGGTGGCGAAGGTGCACCTTTGGCTGTTTATGGCGATTACCTCATTTTTTCGAGCGCGGATGAAAGCCGAATTATGTTGAACATCGGCGGCATAGCCAATTTTACGTTTCTGCCTTCGGGGCATTCAACCGGCTTTTTTTCTACCGATGTAGGGCCGGGCAATACCCTGATGGACCAATACATCCAATTGAAATCGCCTGGAACTTATTACGATAAAAATGCCGAAATGGCTTCTGCCGGAAAGGTGAATGAGCAACTGCTCAGTGCTTTGC
Proteins encoded in this window:
- a CDS encoding anhydro-N-acetylmuramic acid kinase, whose translation is MNSNIEALYQIANKPEKTIIGLMSGTSFDGLDIAVCKFTGSGLQTKVRVTHFITVEYAHDFKEDLKAIFAKKQANLEQITILNEVIGAYYGDLILECLAKWGIAVADIDLIASHGQTIFHAPRHQHRLANYPNATLQIGDGDHLAVKTGIITLSDFRQKHIAAGGEGAPLAVYGDYLIFSSADESRIMLNIGGIANFTFLPSGHSTGFFSTDVGPGNTLMDQYIQLKSPGTYYDKNAEMASAGKVNEQLLSALLNHPFFKADFPKTTGPELFSLSYLQNAITNSGQGDIADVDVMATLAAFSARGIIEAIERNVLADEPFEIYLSGGGMYNPLLVKYIEKHFGRKLKSTAELGIHPDAKEAVLFALLANEAVAGGKISFGDHPGLPTVSMGKVCFPR